In a genomic window of Aeromonas veronii:
- the ptsN gene encoding PTS IIA-like nitrogen regulatory protein PtsN has protein sequence MQLEHILSRDCTKSAVPCTSKKRALEIISELAAERLGTSRQALFECLLAREKMGSTGIGAGIAIPHGRIDDEFPPTAILMTFADPIPFDAIDNQPVDLLFALLVPESECKQHLKTLSLMASKLGDKAVCRQLRQATSDEELYQIMTSA, from the coding sequence ATGCAACTTGAACACATACTGAGTCGGGACTGCACCAAGAGTGCAGTCCCTTGTACCAGCAAGAAACGCGCCCTCGAAATCATCAGCGAGCTGGCCGCCGAACGCCTTGGCACCTCCCGCCAGGCGCTGTTCGAATGCTTGCTGGCCCGCGAAAAAATGGGCAGTACCGGGATCGGTGCCGGTATTGCAATCCCCCACGGTCGCATTGACGATGAGTTCCCGCCAACCGCGATCCTGATGACCTTTGCCGACCCTATTCCTTTCGACGCCATCGACAATCAACCGGTTGACCTGCTGTTTGCCTTGCTGGTGCCTGAAAGCGAGTGCAAGCAGCATCTCAAGACCCTTTCTCTGATGGCTTCCAAGCTGGGTGACAAGGCGGTCTGCCGCCAGCTGCGTCAGGCAACCAGCGATGAAGAGCTCTATCAGATCATGACCTCGGCCTGA